In Bacteroides coprosuis DSM 18011, the following are encoded in one genomic region:
- a CDS encoding trigger factor (COGs: COG0544 FKBP-type peptidyl-prolyl cis-trans isomerase (trigger factor)~InterPro IPR005215:IPR008881~KEGG: bfs:BF3895 putative cell division trigger factor~PFAM: Trigger factor, ribosome-binding, bacterial~SPTR: FKBP-type peptidyl-prolyl cis-transisomerase;~TIGRFAM: Trigger factor~IMG reference gene:2504105864~PFAM: Bacterial trigger factor protein (TF)~TIGRFAM: trigger factor) yields the protein MNVSLQNIDKVSALLTVKLEKADYQENVDKTLKNFRKQAQVPGFRKGMVPAGLIKKMYGKSAVAEEVNKLLSEKIYGYIKDNNLNILGEPLPNEEKQTPIDFETMEEFEFVFDIALAPEIKAEISKDVKVGYNIIDVTEEMVNSQVEVHTQRTGSYEQVEEYQDKDMLKGAIAEVNEKGNIKRTGIKADDVVLMPAYMKDEDQKALFKDAKVKDNIIFNPGKAYENNAAEIASLLKIEKEEVENLDSDFKFQITEITRFVAGPINQELFDQVYGEGEIKSEEEFRARIKADIEKQFSLDSNYRFLLDLREVLIKNEGEIQYPDAILKRLMLLNNEGKDEKFVEENYDKSIEELTWHIIKEKLVKENEVKVEEDEVKEMARAATRAQFAQYGMTQVPEDLLENYVGEMMKNRQTVDSLVNRVVETKLAEALKDKVTLENKTVSIEEFNKLFEK from the coding sequence ATGAACGTTTCATTACAAAACATTGACAAAGTAAGTGCCCTACTTACCGTAAAGCTTGAAAAAGCAGATTATCAGGAGAATGTTGATAAAACATTAAAAAACTTTCGCAAACAAGCGCAAGTTCCTGGCTTCCGTAAAGGAATGGTCCCAGCAGGATTAATCAAAAAAATGTATGGTAAGTCTGCAGTAGCTGAAGAAGTTAATAAACTATTATCAGAAAAAATTTATGGTTATATCAAAGATAATAACCTAAATATACTAGGTGAACCTCTACCAAACGAAGAAAAACAAACTCCAATTGATTTCGAAACAATGGAAGAATTTGAGTTTGTATTTGACATAGCGTTAGCTCCTGAAATTAAGGCTGAAATCAGTAAAGATGTCAAAGTAGGTTATAATATTATAGATGTAACTGAAGAGATGGTTAATAGCCAAGTTGAAGTACATACTCAACGCACAGGTTCATACGAACAAGTTGAAGAGTACCAAGACAAAGACATGTTAAAAGGTGCTATTGCTGAAGTAAACGAAAAAGGCAATATTAAACGTACAGGTATTAAGGCTGATGATGTAGTTCTTATGCCTGCATACATGAAAGACGAAGATCAGAAAGCTTTATTTAAAGATGCAAAAGTTAAAGATAATATTATCTTTAACCCTGGAAAAGCATATGAAAATAATGCTGCTGAAATAGCTTCTCTTTTAAAAATTGAAAAAGAAGAAGTAGAAAACTTAGATTCAGATTTTAAATTCCAAATTACTGAAATTACTCGTTTTGTTGCTGGTCCTATCAATCAAGAATTATTTGACCAAGTTTACGGCGAAGGCGAAATTAAATCAGAAGAAGAATTCAGAGCTAGAATCAAAGCTGATATTGAAAAACAATTCTCTTTAGATAGCAATTATCGTTTCTTATTAGACTTACGTGAAGTTCTAATTAAAAATGAAGGCGAAATTCAATATCCAGATGCTATTCTAAAACGTCTAATGCTTCTTAATAATGAAGGTAAAGACGAAAAATTCGTTGAAGAAAACTACGATAAGAGCATCGAGGAATTAACATGGCACATCATCAAAGAAAAGCTAGTTAAGGAAAACGAAGTTAAGGTAGAGGAAGACGAAGTAAAAGAGATGGCAAGAGCTGCGACCAGAGCACAATTTGCTCAATACGGTATGACTCAAGTTCCAGAAGATCTTCTGGAAAATTACGTAGGGGAAATGATGAAGAATCGTCAAACTGTAGATAGCCTTGTTAATCGTGTTGTTGAAACAAAATTAGCTGAAGCTTTAAAAGATAAAGTTACTTTAGAAAACAAGACTGTATCTATTGAAGAATTCAACAAGCTATTTGAAAAATAA
- a CDS encoding 4-deoxy-L-threo-5-hexosulose-uronateketol-isomerase (COGs: COG3717 5-keto 4-deoxyuronate isomerase~HAMAP: 5-keto 4-deoxyuronate isomerase~InterPro IPR007045:IPR021120~KEGG: bvu:BVU_1107 5-keto-4-deoxyuronate isomerase~PFAM: KduI/IolB isomerase~PRIAM: 4-deoxy-L-threo-5-hexosulose-uronate ketol-isomerase~SPTR: 4-deoxy-L-threo-5-hexosulose-uronate ketol-isomerase;~IMG reference gene:2504105865~PFAM: KduI/IolB family): MLLVCCLVAVLSVSAQKHIQYEVRYAHHPEDVKNYDTEKLRKHFLFEKVFESNQINMIYTMYDRFIVGGALPMGEVLTLDAIDPLKAPNFLHRRELGIINVGGEGIVKVGKKSYKLNFKEALYVGAGDHEVSFESVDAGKPAKFYFNSAPAHTSYPVKKITLKEANIINAGSLEESNARVINQLIVKETVQVCQLQMGLTELQPGSVWNTMPAHTHDRRMEAYFYFNLPEDQAVCHYMGQPQESRHIFLHNEQSVISPEWSIHAGAGTCNYTFIWGMAGENLDYNDMDKVYPTDIK; this comes from the coding sequence ATGCTGTTAGTATGCTGCTTAGTAGCAGTTTTGTCAGTAAGTGCACAAAAGCACATACAGTATGAAGTACGTTATGCACATCATCCAGAAGATGTGAAGAATTACGATACAGAAAAGTTGCGTAAACACTTCTTATTCGAAAAGGTATTCGAATCGAATCAGATCAATATGATTTATACCATGTACGATCGTTTTATCGTAGGTGGAGCTTTACCTATGGGTGAGGTTTTAACCCTAGATGCTATTGATCCTTTAAAGGCACCCAACTTTTTACACCGTAGAGAGCTAGGTATCATCAATGTAGGAGGTGAAGGTATTGTAAAGGTAGGTAAGAAGAGCTACAAACTAAACTTCAAAGAAGCTCTTTATGTAGGAGCAGGAGATCACGAAGTAAGCTTTGAATCAGTAGATGCAGGTAAACCAGCTAAATTCTACTTCAATTCAGCACCAGCACACACTTCATACCCAGTAAAGAAGATTACGCTAAAAGAAGCTAATATCATAAACGCTGGTTCATTAGAAGAATCAAATGCACGTGTGATCAATCAGTTGATAGTAAAAGAAACAGTACAAGTATGTCAACTGCAAATGGGTCTAACTGAACTACAACCAGGTAGTGTTTGGAACACTATGCCAGCACACACACACGACCGTAGAATGGAAGCCTACTTCTACTTCAACTTACCAGAAGACCAAGCAGTATGCCACTATATGGGTCAACCTCAAGAATCACGTCACATCTTCCTTCACAACGAACAAAGTGTGATTTCTCCCGAATGGTCAATCCACGCAGGAGCAGGAACATGTAACTATACATTTATCTGGGGTATGGCAGGTGAAAACCTAGACTATAACGATATGGATAAAGTATATCCAACGGATATAAAATAA
- a CDS encoding membrane bound O-acyl transferase MBOAT family protein (COGs: COG1696 membrane protein involved in D-alanine export~InterPro IPR004299~KEGG: bth:BT_2681 alginate O-acetylation protein~PFAM: Membrane bound O-acyl transferase, MBOAT~SPTR: Putative alginate O-acetyltransferase AlgI;~IMG reference gene:2504105866~PFAM: MBOAT family) yields MNILSFDLDFNRLADVLTYDPKAPMIFSSGVFLWLFLGFIIIYYALKKRDTARILFVTAFSYYFYYKSSGIYFFLLGIVTCADFFLAKCIVEHKLVKERKIYVVLSLMINLGLLVYFKYTNFFGDIIAKISGSDFTPFDIFLPVGISFFTFQSLSYTIDVYRGKIQPLNRLLDYAFYVSFFPQLVAGPIVRARDFIPQIRKPLLVSKEMFGRGMYFIICGLFKKAVISDYISVNFVERIFDNPTLYSGVENLFGVYGYALQIYCDFSGYSDMAIGLALLLGFKFNINFDSPYQSSSITEFWRRWHISLSSWLKDYLYISLGGNRKGKVRQLLNLLITMLLGGLWHGASLNFVLWGGMHGLALAFHKVIMLIRGREKGVQSSGLLRVGGVILTFHFICFTWIFFRNPHFSDAVDMLTQIFKSFRPELLPQLIMGYWKVFVLIALGYVLHFLPRKSENRFCVFIIKLPFLAKALLFLLLIFLVLQIKSSDIQPFIYFQF; encoded by the coding sequence ATGAATATATTATCCTTTGATTTAGATTTTAATAGACTAGCAGATGTGCTTACTTACGACCCTAAAGCTCCTATGATATTTAGTAGCGGAGTTTTTTTATGGTTGTTTTTAGGTTTTATTATCATCTATTATGCTCTTAAAAAGAGAGATACAGCTCGTATCCTTTTTGTAACTGCGTTTTCTTATTATTTTTATTATAAAAGCAGTGGTATTTACTTCTTTTTATTGGGTATTGTAACTTGTGCTGATTTCTTTTTGGCTAAATGTATTGTAGAACATAAACTAGTAAAAGAACGTAAAATATATGTTGTACTAAGTTTAATGATAAACTTAGGTTTGCTGGTATATTTCAAATACACTAATTTCTTTGGAGATATTATTGCTAAAATCTCTGGTTCGGATTTCACACCCTTTGATATATTCTTACCAGTAGGTATTTCTTTTTTTACTTTTCAATCTCTTAGTTATACGATAGACGTCTATAGAGGAAAGATACAGCCACTTAACCGCTTATTGGATTATGCTTTTTATGTTTCGTTCTTTCCCCAGTTAGTAGCAGGACCTATTGTTAGGGCTAGGGATTTTATTCCTCAAATACGTAAGCCTCTATTGGTCTCCAAGGAGATGTTTGGGCGAGGGATGTATTTTATTATATGTGGGCTGTTTAAAAAGGCAGTTATTTCAGATTATATTAGCGTAAACTTTGTTGAACGTATCTTTGATAATCCTACTCTTTATTCGGGAGTTGAGAATCTATTCGGTGTGTATGGTTATGCACTGCAAATATATTGCGACTTTTCTGGGTATAGTGATATGGCTATTGGCTTAGCTTTGTTGCTCGGATTTAAGTTTAACATAAACTTTGATTCTCCTTATCAGTCTAGTAGTATTACTGAGTTTTGGAGGCGTTGGCATATCTCACTGTCTAGTTGGTTGAAAGACTATCTTTATATTTCTTTAGGAGGTAATCGGAAAGGGAAAGTTAGGCAGTTACTGAACTTGTTAATAACAATGTTGTTAGGTGGGCTGTGGCATGGAGCTTCATTGAACTTTGTATTATGGGGAGGTATGCATGGTTTAGCTTTAGCTTTCCATAAAGTAATTATGCTGATACGAGGTAGAGAAAAAGGAGTTCAAAGTTCGGGTTTATTAAGAGTTGGAGGGGTTATTCTAACTTTCCATTTTATTTGTTTCACTTGGATATTTTTTAGGAACCCTCATTTTTCTGATGCAGTAGATATGCTTACTCAGATTTTTAAGTCTTTCCGTCCCGAGTTACTTCCACAATTAATTATGGGGTATTGGAAAGTCTTTGTTTTGATTGCGCTAGGCTATGTCTTACACTTCTTACCAAGAAAATCGGAAAATAGATTTTGTGTTTTTATTATTAAGTTACCATTCTTAGCAAAGGCCCTTCTCTTTTTATTGCTGATCTTTTTAGTACTTCAGATAAAGAGTAGTGATATACAACCATTTATTTATTTTCAATTTTAA
- a CDS encoding lipolytic protein G-D-S-L family (InterPro IPR001087~KEGG: bfr:BF4137 putative periplasmic protein~PFAM: Lipase, GDSL~SPTR: Putative uncharacterized protein;~IMG reference gene:2504105867~PFAM: GDSL-like Lipase/Acylhydrolase) — MRVSKIHIIILALFGMVFSIQAQDAFPLHPPMHRSPAPILPMTNWAQPLDLSDFKASIPSLFKGLSENRIIDSKHSLESFFYKLRLSREGVLKDSVRVLHVGDSHIRGHFFTESIARKLSSYFSSLWYDDFGINGAVARSFNRPDRLDRIKEFQPDLLILSFGTNESHNRRYDPNIHYRQLDELVHEIRALLPDIPIILTTPPGSYERKGRRVYKINPRTDKAVQIIKNYAMDKKMAYWDLFTVVGGSQFACDNWSKAKLLRPDHIHYLPEGYELQADLFCEAIIKAYNEYIIL, encoded by the coding sequence ATGCGGGTCAGTAAAATACACATCATTATTTTAGCCTTGTTTGGAATGGTTTTCTCTATCCAAGCTCAGGATGCATTCCCTTTACATCCTCCAATGCATCGTTCTCCAGCTCCAATACTTCCCATGACTAATTGGGCACAACCTCTCGATTTATCAGATTTTAAGGCATCAATTCCTAGTCTTTTTAAAGGACTGTCTGAAAATCGTATTATTGATAGTAAGCATTCTCTAGAATCCTTTTTTTATAAACTAAGGTTGAGTAGAGAAGGTGTTTTAAAAGATAGTGTTAGAGTGCTGCATGTAGGGGATAGCCATATAAGAGGGCATTTTTTTACTGAAAGTATTGCTAGAAAGTTAAGTTCTTATTTTTCCTCTTTATGGTATGATGATTTTGGTATTAATGGAGCTGTTGCTCGATCTTTTAATCGTCCCGATCGCTTAGATAGAATTAAAGAATTTCAGCCCGATTTATTAATCTTATCTTTTGGTACTAATGAAAGCCATAATAGGCGATATGATCCTAATATTCATTATCGCCAACTAGATGAGTTGGTACACGAAATCAGAGCTTTACTACCAGATATACCTATTATATTAACTACTCCTCCAGGTTCGTATGAAAGAAAGGGTAGGAGAGTTTATAAAATAAATCCACGGACTGATAAAGCTGTACAAATCATTAAAAATTATGCCATGGATAAGAAAATGGCCTATTGGGATTTGTTTACTGTAGTGGGTGGTTCTCAATTCGCTTGTGACAATTGGAGTAAAGCTAAATTATTAAGACCTGATCATATTCATTATTTACCAGAAGGGTATGAGTTGCAGGCAGACTTATTTTGTGAAGCTATAATAAAAGCCTATAATGAATATATTATCCTTTGA